Proteins found in one Litorihabitans aurantiacus genomic segment:
- the efp gene encoding elongation factor P, with translation MASTNDLKNGMVLNLENQLWSVVEFQHVKPGKGPAFVRTKLKHVLSGKVVDKTFNAGLKVETANVDKRDMQYLYKDGESFVFMDSSDYEQIFVTEATVGEAARFLLENTEVIVALHEGNPLYVELPASIVFEVTYTEPGLQGDRSNAGTKSATIDTGTEIQVPLFVEIGTKVKVDTRTGAYLGRA, from the coding sequence GTGGCCAGCACGAACGACCTGAAGAACGGCATGGTTCTCAACCTCGAGAACCAGCTCTGGAGCGTCGTGGAGTTCCAGCACGTCAAGCCCGGCAAGGGCCCGGCCTTCGTGCGCACCAAGCTCAAGCACGTCCTGTCCGGCAAGGTCGTGGACAAGACGTTCAACGCGGGCCTCAAGGTCGAGACGGCCAACGTCGACAAGCGCGACATGCAGTACCTGTACAAGGACGGCGAGTCCTTCGTGTTCATGGACTCGAGCGACTACGAGCAGATCTTCGTGACCGAGGCCACCGTCGGCGAGGCTGCGCGCTTCCTCCTGGAGAACACCGAGGTCATCGTCGCGCTGCACGAGGGCAACCCGCTCTACGTCGAGCTGCCCGCCTCGATCGTGTTCGAGGTCACCTACACCGAGCCGGGCCTCCAGGGCGACCGCTCGAACGCGGGCACCAAGTCCGCCACCATCGACACGGGCACGGAGATCCAGGTGCCGCTGTTCGTCGAGATCGGCACCAAGGTCAAGGTCGACACCCGCACGGGTGCCTACCTCGGCCGCGCCTGA
- the carA gene encoding glutamine-hydrolyzing carbamoyl-phosphate synthase small subunit — MTGSDLALLVLEDGTHAEGRAWGARGQTLGEIVFSTGMTGYQETITDPSYHRQIVVMTAPHVGNTGVNTDDPESRQIWVAGYVVRDPARTPSSWRSTATLDDELERQGVVGISEVDTRRLTRHLRSAGSMRAGIFSGDALPARPGQAGIEELAERVRSAPRMAGSDLAREVTTPETYVVEPIGDFSEPVGTVVAVDLGIKTMTPVRLAERGLRVVVVPTGGTYADIAAHRPDGVFFSNGPGDPEAAEAEVALLREVLDARVPYFGICFGNQILGRALGLGTYKLTFGHRGINQPVQDVRTGKVEITSQNHGFAVDAPLGEEFTTPHDGGRYGRAIVSHVGLNDQVVEGLECLDVPAFSVQYHPEAAAGPHDAAYLFDRFLDLITRSRTAGTNAKENA, encoded by the coding sequence ATGACCGGATCTGACCTCGCCCTCCTCGTGCTCGAGGACGGCACGCACGCCGAGGGCCGCGCCTGGGGAGCGCGCGGGCAGACGCTCGGCGAGATCGTGTTCTCCACCGGGATGACCGGGTACCAGGAGACGATCACCGACCCGAGCTACCACCGCCAGATCGTCGTGATGACGGCGCCGCACGTGGGCAACACCGGCGTCAACACCGACGACCCCGAGAGCCGCCAGATCTGGGTGGCCGGATACGTGGTGCGCGACCCCGCGCGCACGCCGTCGAGCTGGCGCTCGACCGCGACGCTGGACGACGAGCTCGAGCGGCAGGGCGTCGTCGGCATCAGCGAGGTCGACACGCGCCGGCTCACCCGGCACCTGCGCTCGGCCGGTTCGATGCGCGCCGGGATCTTCTCCGGTGACGCGCTCCCGGCGCGGCCCGGGCAGGCCGGGATCGAGGAGCTCGCCGAGCGCGTGCGCAGTGCGCCGCGGATGGCCGGGTCCGACCTCGCCCGTGAGGTGACGACGCCCGAGACCTACGTGGTCGAGCCCATCGGCGACTTCTCGGAGCCCGTGGGCACCGTCGTCGCCGTCGACCTCGGGATCAAGACGATGACGCCGGTGCGGCTGGCCGAGCGCGGGCTGCGCGTGGTCGTCGTGCCGACGGGCGGGACCTACGCGGACATCGCGGCGCACCGGCCCGACGGCGTCTTCTTCTCCAACGGTCCCGGCGACCCCGAGGCCGCCGAGGCCGAGGTCGCGCTGCTGCGCGAGGTGCTGGACGCGCGCGTGCCCTACTTCGGCATCTGCTTCGGCAACCAGATCCTCGGCCGCGCGCTGGGCCTGGGGACCTACAAGCTGACGTTCGGGCACCGCGGGATCAATCAGCCCGTGCAGGACGTGCGGACCGGCAAGGTGGAGATCACCTCCCAGAACCACGGCTTCGCGGTCGACGCCCCGCTGGGTGAGGAGTTCACCACGCCCCACGACGGCGGCCGGTACGGCCGCGCGATCGTCTCCCACGTCGGTCTCAACGACCAGGTCGTCGAGGGGCTCGAGTGCCTCGACGTGCCGGCCTTCTCGGTGCAGTACCACCCCGAGGCCGCCGCGGGCCCGCACGACGCCGCCTATCTCTTCGACCGCTTCCTCGACCTCATCACCCGCTCCCGCACCGCCGGCACGAACGCCAAGGAGAACGCCTGA
- the pyrR gene encoding bifunctional pyr operon transcriptional regulator/uracil phosphoribosyltransferase PyrR, translating to MPDLNTTRVVLETDEISRALTRIAHEILERNRGSADLVLLGIPRRGVPLAARLAERIARAEGDGERPAVPVGEIDITLYRDDIRRRPTRGLTPTRLPEGGIDEKNVVLVDDVLYSGRSVRAALDALADLGRPRTVQLAALVDRGHRQLPIRADYVGKNLPTATSERVGVQLVEVDGQDAVTISDAVATDSATDARRATR from the coding sequence GTGCCCGACCTGAACACGACCCGTGTGGTGCTCGAGACCGACGAGATCTCGCGCGCCCTCACCCGCATCGCCCACGAGATCCTCGAGCGCAACCGCGGCAGCGCCGACCTGGTGCTCCTGGGGATCCCGCGCCGCGGCGTCCCGCTCGCCGCCCGCCTCGCGGAGCGCATCGCCCGCGCGGAGGGCGACGGCGAGCGCCCGGCCGTCCCGGTCGGCGAGATCGACATCACGCTCTACCGCGACGACATCCGCCGCCGCCCGACGCGCGGTCTCACCCCCACGCGGCTGCCCGAGGGCGGCATCGACGAGAAGAACGTCGTGCTGGTCGACGACGTGCTCTACTCCGGCCGCTCGGTGCGCGCCGCGCTCGACGCGCTGGCCGACCTCGGCCGCCCCCGGACCGTGCAGCTCGCCGCCCTCGTGGACCGCGGGCACCGGCAGCTGCCGATCCGCGCGGACTACGTCGGCAAGAACCTGCCGACGGCCACGAGCGAGCGCGTCGGGGTCCAGCTCGTCGAGGTGGACGGGCAGGACGCGGTGACGATCAGCGACGCCGTCGCGACGGACTCCGCCACCGACGCCAGGAGGGCGACCCGCTGA
- the nusB gene encoding transcription antitermination factor NusB: MPDRSKDRRRALDLLFEADQRRRAGDGVAMIDLLAQRMADPSGLKPMRTYAAEIVEGVAEHLARIDELLESYSHSWTLERMPAVDLALLRIGAWELLYNDDVPDAVAVEQAVDLAAELSTDESPAFVNGLLGQLQRHAPALRDATAAPEVPQ, from the coding sequence GTGCCCGACCGCAGCAAGGACCGCCGGCGAGCGCTGGACCTCCTCTTCGAGGCGGACCAGCGCCGCCGCGCCGGTGACGGCGTCGCCATGATCGACCTCCTCGCGCAGCGCATGGCGGACCCCAGCGGCCTCAAGCCGATGCGCACCTACGCCGCCGAGATCGTCGAGGGCGTCGCCGAGCACCTCGCGCGCATCGACGAGCTGCTCGAGTCCTACTCCCACTCCTGGACGCTGGAGCGGATGCCCGCCGTCGACCTCGCGCTCCTGCGGATCGGCGCGTGGGAGCTGCTGTACAACGACGACGTGCCCGACGCCGTCGCCGTCGAGCAGGCCGTGGACCTCGCGGCCGAGCTCTCGACCGACGAGTCGCCCGCCTTCGTCAACGGCCTGCTGGGCCAGCTCCAGCGCCACGCGCCCGCCCTGCGGGACGCGACCGCAGCACCCGAGGTGCCGCAGTAG
- a CDS encoding dihydroorotase, with product MSGHLIRSASPLGGERTDLLVRDGVIVALGADAAAQAGSGDVRVDADGLVALPGLVDLHTHLREPGREDTETVESGTRAAAAGGFTAVHAMANTAPVADTAGVVEQVWRLGRDAGWADVRPVGAVTVGLAGERLAELGAMATSAAAVRVFSDDGKCVWDPVLMRRALEYTRAFDGVVAQHAQEPRLTVDAQMHEGVVSAEIGLTGWPAVAEEAIIARDVLLAEHVGGRLHVQHLSTAGSVEIIRWAKARGIAVTAEATPHHLLLTDETARTYDPVYKVNPPLRTAEDVEAVRAGLADGTIDVVATDHAPHAVQDKDCEWAAAAFGMTGLETCLSVVQQVMVEDGAFTWADVARVLSHTPARIGRVTDHGRPIAVGEPANLVLIDPAARRTVDPRVQETASRNSPFAGRELPGQVRWTFLRGRATIADGVAVPHADATGARA from the coding sequence ATGTCCGGTCACCTCATCCGTTCCGCCTCACCGCTCGGCGGCGAGCGCACCGACCTCCTCGTGCGCGACGGCGTGATCGTCGCGCTGGGCGCCGACGCCGCCGCGCAGGCGGGCTCGGGCGACGTGCGCGTCGACGCCGACGGCCTCGTCGCCCTCCCGGGTCTGGTCGACCTCCACACCCACCTGCGCGAGCCCGGCCGCGAGGACACGGAGACGGTCGAGTCCGGCACGCGGGCCGCCGCGGCCGGCGGGTTCACCGCCGTGCACGCCATGGCCAACACCGCGCCGGTGGCCGACACCGCCGGGGTCGTGGAGCAGGTCTGGCGCCTGGGCCGCGACGCGGGATGGGCCGACGTCCGCCCCGTCGGGGCCGTGACGGTCGGGCTCGCGGGCGAGCGCCTGGCCGAGCTCGGAGCGATGGCTACCTCGGCCGCCGCCGTGCGGGTCTTCTCCGACGACGGCAAGTGCGTCTGGGACCCGGTCCTCATGCGCCGCGCCCTGGAGTACACCCGGGCGTTCGACGGCGTCGTCGCGCAGCACGCCCAGGAGCCGCGCCTGACGGTGGACGCCCAGATGCACGAGGGCGTCGTGTCGGCCGAGATCGGGTTGACCGGCTGGCCCGCCGTGGCGGAGGAGGCGATCATCGCGCGCGACGTGCTGCTCGCCGAGCACGTCGGCGGCCGGCTGCACGTGCAGCACCTCTCGACCGCCGGGAGCGTCGAGATCATCCGGTGGGCCAAGGCCCGCGGGATCGCCGTCACGGCCGAGGCGACGCCGCACCACCTGCTCCTGACCGACGAGACGGCGCGCACCTACGACCCCGTCTACAAGGTGAACCCGCCGCTGCGGACCGCCGAGGACGTCGAGGCCGTCCGCGCCGGACTCGCGGACGGGACGATCGACGTCGTGGCCACCGACCACGCCCCGCACGCCGTGCAGGACAAGGACTGCGAGTGGGCCGCCGCGGCGTTCGGCATGACCGGTCTGGAGACCTGCCTGTCCGTCGTGCAGCAGGTCATGGTCGAGGACGGTGCGTTCACCTGGGCCGATGTCGCGCGCGTGCTCTCGCACACCCCCGCGCGGATCGGTCGCGTCACCGACCACGGGCGACCGATCGCCGTCGGCGAGCCCGCGAACCTCGTGCTGATCGATCCGGCCGCCCGCCGCACGGTCGACCCTCGCGTGCAGGAGACCGCGAGCCGCAACTCGCCGTTCGCGGGCCGCGAGCTCCCCGGGCAGGTGCGGTGGACCTTCCTGCGCGGGCGCGCCACGATCGCCGACGGCGTCGCCGTCCCGCACGCCGATGCCACCGGGGCCCGCGCGTGA
- a CDS encoding aspartate carbamoyltransferase catalytic subunit, protein MRHLLSTADLSRADAVALLDTAEAMAQTQSRTIKKLPALRGLTIVNLFFEDSTRTRISFEAAAKRLSADVINFSAKGSSVSKGESLKDTAQTLRAIGADAVVVRHPASGAPHRLAHAGWIDTPVVNAGDGMHQHPTQALLDAFTLRRHLSGGEGDLAGRHVVVVGDVLHSRVARSNVDLLATLGARVTLVAPPTLLPIGVGAWRCEVSSDLDAALVGDVQGEVDAVMMLRVQRERMTSGFFPSEREYARRYGLDAARVDRLPPHALVLHPGPMNRGLEISAEAADSPRSTVVEQVANGVSVRMAVLYTLLAGDLAGEGVA, encoded by the coding sequence ATGCGCCACCTGCTCAGCACCGCCGATCTGTCGCGGGCCGACGCCGTCGCCCTCCTCGACACCGCCGAGGCGATGGCGCAGACCCAGTCGCGCACGATCAAGAAGCTGCCCGCGCTGCGCGGCCTGACGATCGTCAACCTGTTCTTCGAGGACTCCACGCGCACCCGGATCTCGTTCGAGGCCGCGGCCAAGCGGCTCTCGGCCGACGTCATCAACTTCTCGGCCAAGGGTTCGAGCGTGTCCAAGGGCGAGTCGCTCAAGGACACCGCGCAGACGCTGCGCGCGATCGGGGCCGACGCCGTCGTGGTGCGCCACCCCGCCTCCGGCGCCCCGCACCGGCTGGCCCACGCGGGGTGGATCGACACCCCCGTGGTGAACGCGGGCGACGGGATGCACCAGCACCCCACGCAGGCGCTGCTGGACGCGTTCACGCTGCGCCGCCACCTCTCGGGCGGCGAGGGCGACCTCGCGGGCCGGCACGTCGTGGTCGTCGGTGACGTGCTCCACTCGCGCGTCGCCCGCAGCAACGTCGACCTGCTCGCCACGCTCGGCGCGCGCGTCACGCTCGTGGCGCCGCCCACGCTGCTGCCGATCGGCGTCGGCGCCTGGCGGTGCGAGGTCTCGAGCGACCTCGACGCGGCCCTGGTGGGCGACGTCCAGGGCGAGGTCGACGCCGTCATGATGCTGCGCGTGCAGCGCGAGCGCATGACGAGCGGGTTCTTCCCCTCCGAGCGCGAGTACGCGCGCCGCTACGGCCTCGACGCCGCGCGCGTGGACCGCCTCCCGCCGCACGCCCTCGTGCTGCACCCCGGACCCATGAACCGCGGTCTGGAGATCTCCGCCGAGGCCGCCGACTCGCCCCGCTCCACGGTCGTGGAGCAGGTCGCGAACGGCGTCTCCGTCCGCATGGCCGTCCTGTACACGCTGCTCGCGGGTGACCTCGCGGGCGAAGGAGTTGCCTGA